The sequence TGTAATAGCAGGTCTTGTTGTAACAAGACAAGAACTTGCAGATCAAATCCGTTTTGTTGGATTAAAAGATATGACAGGAGCTGTTTTAGGACCTCAAGAAGCATATTACATTATAAGAGGATTGAAAACATTTGAAATTCGTATGGAAAGACACTGTAAAAATGCAAGAACTATTGTAGATTTCTTAAATAAACATCCAAAAGTTGAAAAAGTTTATTATCCTGGACTTGAGACTCATCCTGGTTATGAAATAGCTAAAAAACAAATGAAAGATTTTGGAGCAATGATTTCATTTGAATTAAAAGGTGGCTTTGAAGCAGGTAAAACTTTATTAAATAATTTAAAACTTTGTTCATTAGCAGTTTCATTAGGAGATACTGAAACTCTTATTCAACACCCAGCATCTATGACACACTCTCCTTATACAAAGGAAGAAAGAGAAGTTGCTGGAATCACTGATGGTTTAGTTAGATTATCAGTTGGACTTGAAAATGTTGAAGATATTATAGCTGATTTAGAACAAGGACTAGAAAAAATTTAACTTTACTCATTTGTCTTAATTCCTTACTTGTTTAGGGTTGTTGTAAACTCATTACAGCAACCACTTGACAAGTACATAAATTAATTCTTTAAAATATAGGATATGGTAAATTTTAAACTTATTAATAAAATGAAAGAGGTAGATATATGGAGACTAAGGCTAGTTTTAAAGGTTTAATTCCATTTTTAGTATTTATTTTGCTTTATCTGGGGACTGGTATTTTCCTACATATAGCAGGAGTAGAATTAGCATTCTATCAATTACCTGGACCTGTTGCAGCTTTTGCAGGAATAGTTGTTGCTTTTATCATATTTAATGGAACTATACAAGAAAAATTCAACACTTTTCTTGAAGGTTGTGGTCATCCAGATATAATCACAATGTGTATTATTTATCTTTTGGCAGGAGCTTTTGCAGTAGTTTCAAAAGCTATGGGTGGAGTTGATTCAACAGTTAATTTGGGTATAACTTACATTCCTCCACATTATATAGCAGTTGGATTATTTATAATAGGAGCTTTTATATCAACAGCAACTGGAACATCAGTTGGTTCAATAGTTGCACTTGGACCAATAGCGGTTGGACTTGGAGAAAAAAGTGGAGTTCCAATGGCTTTGATTTTAGCAGCTGTAATGGGTGGAGCAATGTTTGGAGATAATCTGTCAGTAATTTCTGACACTACAATAGCAGCAACTAAAACACAAGGTGTTGAGATGAAAGATAAATTTAGAATAAACTTATATATAGCTCTACCAGCAGCTATACTTACAATAATTTTGTTATTCTTCTTTGCTAGACCTGATATTATACCAGAAGCTGTAACACATGAATATAATTTAGTAAAAGTTTTTCCTTATATTTTCGTGCTTGTAATGGCACTAGCTGGTGTAAATGTTTTTGTTGTTTTAACATCAGGAATTTTACTTTCAGGAATAATTGGATTTATCTATGGTGATTTTACTTTATTAGGTTATGGGAAAGAAATCTATAATGGTTTTACAAATATGACAGAAATTTTTGTACTTTCACTTTTAACTGGTGGAATGGCTCAGATGGTAACAAGACAAGGTGGAATACAATGGGTTATAGATACTGTACAAAAATTTATAGTTGGTAAAAAAAGTGCAAAAGTTGGTGTGGGACTTTTAGTTTCATTAGCTGATATAGCTGTTGCAAATAATACTGTTGCTATTATAATAACTGGTGGAATTTCTAAAAAGATTTCTGAAAAAAATAATGTGGATTTAAGGGAAAGTGCAGCTATTCTTGATATTTTCTCTTGTATATTTCAAGGATTAATACCTTATGGAGCTCAAATGTTAATACTTTTAGGTTTTGCTGGAGATAAAGTTGCTCCAACACAATTAATACCTTTATTATGGTATCAATTATTGTTAGGAATTTTCACATTAATTTACATATTTGTTCCTCAAATAAGTAAAAAAGCGTTGAGTATATTGGATAAAAATATAGAAAAAAAATAAAATTTATATTATAATATAATTATATAAAAGAAATTAAAACTATATAATATTTTTATGTTAAGGAGGAAATGGATATGAAAAGAGTTATGCAAACAATGGACGGAAACCAAGCTGCAGCTTATGCTTCCTATGCTTTTACAGAAGTTGCAGGTATTTATCCAATAACACCTTCTTCACCAATGGCTGAGTATGTTGATGAATGGGCTGCTAAAGGAATGAAAAATATTTTTGATGTTCCTGTTAAATTAGTTGAAATGCAATCAGAAGGAGGAGCTGCTGGTACTGTCCATGGTTCTTTAGAAGCTGGTGCTTTAACTACAACTTATACTGCCTCACAAGGTTTACTTTTAAAAATTCCTAATATGTATAAAATAGCAGGAGAATTATTGCCAGGTGTAATCCATGTATCTGCTCGTTCTTTATCAGTTCAAGCACTTTCTATTTTTGGAGATCACCAAGATGTGTATGCAACTAGACAAACTGGTTTTACTATAATGGCCAGTGGTTCTGTTCAAGAAGTTATGGATATGGGAACTGTTGCTCATTTAACTGCAATTAAATCAAGAGTACCTGTTCTACACTTTTTTGATGGTTTCAGAACTTCTCATGAAATCCAAAAAATCGAACTTATGGACTATGATGTTTGTAAAAAATTAGTTGATTATGATGAAATTCAAAAATTCAGAGATAGAGCTTTAAATCCTGAACACCCTGTTACAAGAGGAACTGCTCAAAATGATGATATATATTTCCAAACAAGAGAAGCACAAAATAAATTTTATGATGCTGTGCCAGATATAGCAGCATATTATATGGAAGAAATTTCAAAAGAAACTGGTAGAGAATATAAA is a genomic window of Fusobacterium nucleatum containing:
- a CDS encoding Na+/H+ antiporter NhaC family protein, producing the protein METKASFKGLIPFLVFILLYLGTGIFLHIAGVELAFYQLPGPVAAFAGIVVAFIIFNGTIQEKFNTFLEGCGHPDIITMCIIYLLAGAFAVVSKAMGGVDSTVNLGITYIPPHYIAVGLFIIGAFISTATGTSVGSIVALGPIAVGLGEKSGVPMALILAAVMGGAMFGDNLSVISDTTIAATKTQGVEMKDKFRINLYIALPAAILTIILLFFFARPDIIPEAVTHEYNLVKVFPYIFVLVMALAGVNVFVVLTSGILLSGIIGFIYGDFTLLGYGKEIYNGFTNMTEIFVLSLLTGGMAQMVTRQGGIQWVIDTVQKFIVGKKSAKVGVGLLVSLADIAVANNTVAIIITGGISKKISEKNNVDLRESAAILDIFSCIFQGLIPYGAQMLILLGFAGDKVAPTQLIPLLWYQLLLGIFTLIYIFVPQISKKALSILDKNIEKK